The Brassica napus cultivar Da-Ae unplaced genomic scaffold, Da-Ae ScsIHWf_1733;HRSCAF=2363, whole genome shotgun sequence DNA segment AGCACGAGGAAAAGGTCACCACATTTCGGACCCGGTGGAAGAAGAGTTCTTTCCGGACCCTATGAAAGAGGAGATAGTGCCTCCAGGCAAGAAGTTTGTTCCGGTCGTGTCCTCTTCCCACAGTACTAAACCGTCTGGCCGCGTAAAAGGAGCTGAAGCTTCGATCTCCCGTGATGGATACGGGAATAAGGTTATATCTATGGTGACTCCAGTTTACGAGAAGGTCAAAGGGACAGGAGCTATCGTGATGAAGAAGCTTCCTTTCTCCGGGCACGGAACCGGTACAAAGATGGAGAACCAGCAAGGACAAGACAAGGGCATCTCAGCCAAAGAATTTTAACAGAGAAACTGAGTCCTGGAG contains these protein-coding regions:
- the LOC125598547 gene encoding low-temperature-induced 65 kDa protein-like, with product MDSQAQLQRTHGHHQAEEQNRIHHPEEEEHHEKGPAKVVKKAKEKAKKIKKALTKHGHGHEQELHGGAPARGKGHHISDPVEEEFFPDPMKEEIVPPGKKFVPVVSSSHSTKPSGRVKGAEASISRDGYGNKVISMVTPVYEKVKGTGAIVMKKLPFSGHGTGTKMENQQGQDKGISAKEF